A stretch of the Musa acuminata AAA Group cultivar baxijiao chromosome BXJ2-7, Cavendish_Baxijiao_AAA, whole genome shotgun sequence genome encodes the following:
- the LOC135616116 gene encoding umecyanin-like yields the protein MAGAQAVSAVGLVLMATGLLQCLAVAAATSHTVGGSSGWRIPPNATFYPDWAASQTFAVGDSLVFDFTTGTHDVLEVAKSDYESCSTTNPIGSTITTGPATVTITSAGEHYYICGFTGHCDAGQKLSITVASSPSTTSPPPTSAGSNGPTSSVTPSPDSAASLLPSGVKATVALLLLISVAFLR from the exons ATGGCTGGGGCACAAGCAGTTTCTGCGGTTGGGCTTGTTCTGATGGCAACTGGCCTTCTCCAATGCTTGGCGGTGGCTGCTGCCACCAGCCATACCGTTGGGGGCAGTTCTGGATGGAGGATACCTCCCAACGCCACCTTTTACCCCGACTGGGCCGCCTCGCAGACGTTTGCCGTCGGCGACAGTTTAG TGTTCGACTTCACGACCGGCACCCACGACGTACTGGAAGTGGCGAAATCAGATTACGAATCCTGCTCCACAACCAATCCCATCGGATCCACCATAACAACCGGCCCCGCCACTGTTACCATCACCAGTGCAGGGGAGCATTACTATATCTGTGGCTTCACGGGACACTGTGATGCGGGCCAGAAGTTATCCATCACCGTCGCTTCATCGCCTTCCACCACCAGCCCTCCTCCCACTTCGGCCGGTAGCAATGGTCCCACCTCATCGGTGACACCCAGTCCCGATTCAGCAGCATCTTTGCTTCCGTCCGGTGTCAAGGCTACGGTGGCCTTATTGCTTCTCATCTCCGTCGCCTTCTTGCGTTAA
- the LOC135583490 gene encoding uncharacterized protein LOC135583490 isoform X5, which yields MLDRCSFADPSLLISFTFSPAWGIGCLGCYTKPAPIIAVDEPSKGLKIQGRTVKKPNFSEEFWSTSTYEMENSGVQSQKSISSISTLVNTLDHHGGIGSTSNHPEFLNHGLLLWNQTRQKWVGNKRPETQSQQVREPRLRKW from the exons ATGTTGGATAGATGCTCCTTTGCTGATCCGTCTCTGCTTATTTCGTTCACCTTCTCGCCCGCATGGGGTAT AGGTTGTCTTGGATGCTATACCAAGCCTGCTCCAATTATTGCTGTGGATGAGCCTTCAAAGGGTTTGAAAATCCAAGGCCGAACAGTGAAAAAACCTAATTTCTCTGAAGAATTTTGGAGTACAAGCACATATGAGATGGAAAATAGTGGAGTTCAATCACAAAAGAGCATTTCTTCAATTAGCACATTGGTAAATACCTTGGATCACCATGGTGGAATAGGAAGCACAAGCAACCATCCAGAATTTCTGAACCATG GTCTTCTTCTATGGAATCAAACCAGACAGAAATGGGTTGGAAATAAAAGGCCTGAGACCCAGTCACAGCAAGTTCGAGAACCAAGGTTGAG GAAATGGTAG
- the LOC135583490 gene encoding uncharacterized protein LOC135583490 isoform X3: MGYNRGCLGCYTKPAPIIAVDEPSKGLKIQGRTVKKPNFSEEFWSTSTYEMENSGVQSQKSISSISTLVNTLDHHGGIGSTSNHPEFLNHGLLLWNQTRQKWVGNKRPETQSQQVREPRLSWNATYDGLLGSNKPFPQPIPLAEMVDFLVDIWEQEGLYD, translated from the exons ATGGGGTAT AACAGAGGTTGTCTTGGATGCTATACCAAGCCTGCTCCAATTATTGCTGTGGATGAGCCTTCAAAGGGTTTGAAAATCCAAGGCCGAACAGTGAAAAAACCTAATTTCTCTGAAGAATTTTGGAGTACAAGCACATATGAGATGGAAAATAGTGGAGTTCAATCACAAAAGAGCATTTCTTCAATTAGCACATTGGTAAATACCTTGGATCACCATGGTGGAATAGGAAGCACAAGCAACCATCCAGAATTTCTGAACCATG GTCTTCTTCTATGGAATCAAACCAGACAGAAATGGGTTGGAAATAAAAGGCCTGAGACCCAGTCACAGCAAGTTCGAGAACCAAGGTTGAG TTGGAATGCAACATATGATGGTTTGCTTGGAAGCAACAAACCATTTCCACAGCCCATTCCTCTTGCA GAAATGGTAGATTTTCTTGTGGACATTTGGGAGCAGGAGGGATTGTATGATTAG
- the LOC135618076 gene encoding F-box protein At2g05970-like, with amino-acid sequence MADWSKLSTDVLGLIHDKLSIPDCIRLKAACKSWNLAFKFEHHCTPKLQSPWLMLPDHNDTVASFFSIADKKIYKVPCPEPMIRRRICIGSCHGWLITVDDNCNMHLLNPLTGVQIPLPSVTTLPFVIIVRDSQERINQFMIGEQQTNGDVVYLAYSVWRMRRFFFHKAVLSMAPDADGNFTVVMIYSVRKRLAFARAGDEAWTSIQTPHGFHDVIHCDDKFYTASHGGTVMAWEPNGLAIVSEIISSDIDEAYIGCVMYLVESPNGNLMLIARHAGEGPIISHTSLFLVFALDEQDLRWKKVKSLHRQTLFLGSNQSMFLSAVDFPELKHNCIYFTNNILEFCAYFQYADSDIGTFNMESKKIEPIDHLGRHLNWPPSVWFFPSLS; translated from the coding sequence ATGGCGGATTGGTCGAAGCTCTCGACAGATGTGTTGGGTCTGATCCATGATAAACTCTCTATTCCCGATTGCATACGTCTCAAAGCTGCTTGCAAGAGTTGGAACTTGGCCTTTAAGTTCGAGCATCATTGTACACCAAAGTTGCAATCCCCATGGCTCATGTTGCCTGATCACAACGATACCGTGGCTTCGTTCTTCTCCATCGCAGACAAGAAAATATACAAGGTTCCATGCCCGGAACCTATGATCAGACGCCGGATTTGTATCGGTTCATGTCACGGTTGGCTGATCACCGTGGACGATAATTGCAACATGCACCTCTTGAATCCACTCACCGGCGTCCAAATTCCGCTTCCTTCGGTGACAACCTTACCCTTTGTTATAATCGTTCGGGATTCCCAAGAACGAATCAACCAATTCATGATAGGCGAGCAACAAACAAATGGCGATGTGGTTTATCTGGCGTACTCTGTATGGCGTATGCGTCGCTTCTTCTTCCACAAGGCTGTACTCTCGATGGCTCCCGATGCAGACGGTAATTTCACCGTCGTGATGATCTATAGTGTTCGGAAGCGGCTAGCCTTTGCTCGAGCTGGTGACGAGGCTTGGACATCCATACAAACACCTCATGGCTTTCACGATGTGATTCACTGCGATGACAAATTTTACACCGCTAGCCATGGCGGCACAGTCATGGCATGGGAGCCAAATGGACTTGCCATCGTGTCTGAGATCATCTCCTCAGACATAGATGAAGCTTATATAGGATGCGTGATGTACTTGGTCGAGTCGCCAAATGGTAATCTGATGCTGATCGCTAGGCACGCCGGTGAGGGTCCTATCATCTCGCATACTAGTCTATTTTTGGTGTTTGCCCTGGACGAACAGGACCTCCGGTGGAAGAAGGTGAAGAGCTTGCACCGGCAAACATTATTTTTGGGCAGCAATCAGTCCATGTTCCTATCTGCCGTAGACTTTCCGGAGTTGAAACACAACTGTATCTACTTCACTAATAACATATTAGAGTTTTGCGCCTACTTTCAGTATGCAGATAGTGACATAGGAACATTCAACATGGAGAGTAAAAAGATCGAGCCAATAGATCATCTTGGTCGTCACTTGAATTGGCCTCCTTCAGTTTGGTTCTTTCCAAGTCTATCATGA
- the LOC135583490 gene encoding uncharacterized protein LOC135583490 isoform X1, whose protein sequence is MLDRCSFADPSLLISFTFSPAWGIGCLGCYTKPAPIIAVDEPSKGLKIQGRTVKKPNFSEEFWSTSTYEMENSGVQSQKSISSISTLVNTLDHHGGIGSTSNHPEFLNHGLLLWNQTRQKWVGNKRPETQSQQVREPRLSWNATYDGLLGSNKPFPQPIPLAEMVDFLVDIWEQEGLYD, encoded by the exons ATGTTGGATAGATGCTCCTTTGCTGATCCGTCTCTGCTTATTTCGTTCACCTTCTCGCCCGCATGGGGTAT AGGTTGTCTTGGATGCTATACCAAGCCTGCTCCAATTATTGCTGTGGATGAGCCTTCAAAGGGTTTGAAAATCCAAGGCCGAACAGTGAAAAAACCTAATTTCTCTGAAGAATTTTGGAGTACAAGCACATATGAGATGGAAAATAGTGGAGTTCAATCACAAAAGAGCATTTCTTCAATTAGCACATTGGTAAATACCTTGGATCACCATGGTGGAATAGGAAGCACAAGCAACCATCCAGAATTTCTGAACCATG GTCTTCTTCTATGGAATCAAACCAGACAGAAATGGGTTGGAAATAAAAGGCCTGAGACCCAGTCACAGCAAGTTCGAGAACCAAGGTTGAG TTGGAATGCAACATATGATGGTTTGCTTGGAAGCAACAAACCATTTCCACAGCCCATTCCTCTTGCA GAAATGGTAGATTTTCTTGTGGACATTTGGGAGCAGGAGGGATTGTATGATTAG
- the LOC135583490 gene encoding uncharacterized protein LOC135583490 isoform X2 translates to MLDRCSFADPSLLISFTFSPAWGIGCLGCYTKPAPIIAVDEPSKGLKIQGRTVKKPNFSEEFWSTSTYEMENSGVQSQKSISSISTLVNTLDHHGGIGSTSNHPEFLNHGLLLWNQTRQKWVGNKRPETQSQQVREPSWNATYDGLLGSNKPFPQPIPLAEMVDFLVDIWEQEGLYD, encoded by the exons ATGTTGGATAGATGCTCCTTTGCTGATCCGTCTCTGCTTATTTCGTTCACCTTCTCGCCCGCATGGGGTAT AGGTTGTCTTGGATGCTATACCAAGCCTGCTCCAATTATTGCTGTGGATGAGCCTTCAAAGGGTTTGAAAATCCAAGGCCGAACAGTGAAAAAACCTAATTTCTCTGAAGAATTTTGGAGTACAAGCACATATGAGATGGAAAATAGTGGAGTTCAATCACAAAAGAGCATTTCTTCAATTAGCACATTGGTAAATACCTTGGATCACCATGGTGGAATAGGAAGCACAAGCAACCATCCAGAATTTCTGAACCATG GTCTTCTTCTATGGAATCAAACCAGACAGAAATGGGTTGGAAATAAAAGGCCTGAGACCCAGTCACAGCAAGTTCGAGAACCAAG TTGGAATGCAACATATGATGGTTTGCTTGGAAGCAACAAACCATTTCCACAGCCCATTCCTCTTGCA GAAATGGTAGATTTTCTTGTGGACATTTGGGAGCAGGAGGGATTGTATGATTAG
- the LOC135583490 gene encoding uncharacterized protein LOC135583490 isoform X4, with translation MGGCLGCYTKPAPIIAVDEPSKGLKIQGRTVKKPNFSEEFWSTSTYEMENSGVQSQKSISSISTLVNTLDHHGGIGSTSNHPEFLNHGLLLWNQTRQKWVGNKRPETQSQQVREPRLSWNATYDGLLGSNKPFPQPIPLAEMVDFLVDIWEQEGLYD, from the exons ATGGG AGGTTGTCTTGGATGCTATACCAAGCCTGCTCCAATTATTGCTGTGGATGAGCCTTCAAAGGGTTTGAAAATCCAAGGCCGAACAGTGAAAAAACCTAATTTCTCTGAAGAATTTTGGAGTACAAGCACATATGAGATGGAAAATAGTGGAGTTCAATCACAAAAGAGCATTTCTTCAATTAGCACATTGGTAAATACCTTGGATCACCATGGTGGAATAGGAAGCACAAGCAACCATCCAGAATTTCTGAACCATG GTCTTCTTCTATGGAATCAAACCAGACAGAAATGGGTTGGAAATAAAAGGCCTGAGACCCAGTCACAGCAAGTTCGAGAACCAAGGTTGAG TTGGAATGCAACATATGATGGTTTGCTTGGAAGCAACAAACCATTTCCACAGCCCATTCCTCTTGCA GAAATGGTAGATTTTCTTGTGGACATTTGGGAGCAGGAGGGATTGTATGATTAG
- the LOC135617143 gene encoding glucan endo-1,3-beta-glucosidase 14-like, translated as MSNSRLPLFFCCLFFFLLPRHGLLKKVDAFTGTYGINYGRIADNLPPPESVVTLLKAARIKNVRIFDSDQSVIKAFKGSGIELTVAIPNEYLRDISVYEDRAMSWVKEKVQPFLPGTRIRGIAVGNEVLGADPELSQVLFGAIKNVYNALDRLQLSHEIEVSTPHSEAVFANSFPPSSCTFKEDVLVLMKPILDFFSQIGSPFYINAYPFLSYKNEPEHIDINYALFLSNAGIHDAKTDLHYDNMFDATIDAAYAALEAAGYGKMAVRVSETGWASAGDENEAGATLHNARTYNYNLRKRLFKKKGTPLRPKIMVQAYVFSLFNENLKPGPTSERHFGLFKADGSISYDIGLTGLKPSSASPSLLSLNAMVFWDVLLLLLLFYIPLFGN; from the exons ATGAGCAATTCTCGACTGCCACTCTTCTTCTgctgcctcttcttcttcctccttcctcgtcATG GCCTGCTGAAGAAGGTAGATGCATTCACCGGAACCTATGGGATAAACTACGGCAGGATCGCCGACAACCTTCCTCCACCTGAAAGTGTCGTCACGCTTCTAAAAGCAGCAAGGATCAAGAATGTGAGGATTTTTGATTCAGACCAAAGCGTTATCAAGGCGTTTAAAGGATCTGGGATTGAACTGACCGTAGCGATCCCTAACGAGTACCTGAGAGACATCAGTGTATATGAAGACCGTGCCATGAGCTGGGTCAAGGAAAAGGTGCAGCCATTTCTGCCCGGGACACGCATCCGAGGGATTGCGGTTGGGAACGAAGTGTTGGGCGCGGATCCGGAACTGTCACAGGTCCTTTTTGGTGCCATAAAGAACGTGTACAATGCTCTGGATAGGCTTCAATTGTCACACGAGATCGAGGTGTCGACGCCGCATTCGGAGGCGGTGTTTGCTAATTCCTTCCCGCCCTCCTCCTGCACTTTCAAGGAAGACGTCCTCGTTCTCATGAAGCCCATCTTGGATTTCTTCTCACAGATCGGTAGCCCCTTCTACATCAATGCGTATCCATTTTTGTCTTATAAAAATGAACCTGAGCACATCGACATCAACTACGCTCTTTTCCTGTCCAATGCTGGAATTCACGACGCCAAGACCGATCTGCACTATGACAACATGTTTGATGCTACAATAGACGCAGCTTATGCTGCCCTGGAAGCTGCCGGCTACGGTAAGATGGCGGTTCGGGTTTCAGAGACAGGTTGGGCTTCTGCCGGAGACGAAAACGAAGCCGGAGCTACCCTCCACAATGCAAGGACTTATAATTATAATCTTCGTAAGCGACTTTTCAAGAAGAAAGGGACACCGCTGAGGCCCAAGATTATGGTACAGGCTTACGTGTTTTCGTTGTTCAATGAGAATTTAAAGCCTGGACCGACCTCCGAGAGGCACTTCGGGCTATTCAAGGCGGACGGCAGCATCTCATACGATATCGGCCTCACAGGCCTCAAGCCTTCATCCGCATCTCCATCCCTCTTATCCCTGAATGCAATGGTTTTCTGGGATGTattgctattattattattattctacatTCCGCTTTTCGGAAACTAG